The following coding sequences lie in one Mucilaginibacter sp. KACC 22773 genomic window:
- a CDS encoding cellulose biosynthesis cyclic di-GMP-binding regulatory protein BcsB, whose amino-acid sequence MNKFFSLLAFVFVISTASKAQQLLTFKSLGHDDDMIYGMSGANSFYFKITPLTEMNGSKVVLFFEPSQALLKDHSYINIVINNKPAYSARMTKDSIQKIVLTLTRADLSNDKFLKIQIKTLLTITDDECRDLDNPGMWLKIKNYSYLSLLRSNKGFFDNVNISNCFDSKKAIVYPANPTLSDLKAVAWAYSRLKKTQTRDIMVYDEAHMPDTLRNYIKVGLVGKLNADARQLIKVTPQNDQGLFYLHKSMSLVTDTNTRLVDVKGVLTAVKTATQEMQPKEILFVTGGDDAGYEKAITALGNMNILNSTFGDYLLIEKAQNTFSKTIDENRSKLSLKQIGGVADFLSGIGSLKSAYSFKNSDFSFTPKEVEIRFVANYSALSAGDRGFFNIYLNGLLINSEKLDGTGKLNTAITINRYQHHKYNTLEAEFRFYPTSGHCKDSFTNFFAEVDVDKSYLESKNPFITTDLSFYQYPEAFNTGTTRIIVSKEYAKYAAGAMGEIIYELNNNINANNFPEFAYSADFPSNDLKKYNIIALLSKNDKLMKEFPDAPIRFDKDFRLYKTDDNTVVYSLNDTVSNGLAQIFYGRSNNATLVLTATGTHIAEAFLAASKSITEQLSTLSSNVCISDVNSNKYLFNINKSSENLEYIDTKSGLTRFWDSYNLYILLGILILILLSFLYVRSRVQRSQDLFND is encoded by the coding sequence ATGAATAAATTTTTTTCCCTCTTAGCCTTTGTATTTGTTATTAGTACGGCGTCAAAAGCACAGCAGCTTTTAACCTTTAAGTCGCTGGGCCACGATGATGATATGATATACGGCATGAGCGGTGCCAACTCATTTTATTTTAAAATTACGCCGCTTACCGAGATGAACGGAAGCAAAGTGGTGTTGTTTTTTGAGCCCTCACAGGCCCTGCTTAAAGATCATTCGTACATTAACATCGTTATAAACAACAAACCCGCTTATAGCGCCCGGATGACTAAGGATTCTATCCAAAAAATAGTACTTACCTTAACCAGGGCCGATTTATCGAACGATAAGTTCCTTAAAATTCAGATTAAAACACTGCTAACCATCACCGATGATGAGTGCCGCGATCTTGACAACCCGGGCATGTGGCTGAAAATTAAAAATTATTCATACCTATCATTATTGCGCAGCAATAAAGGTTTTTTTGATAATGTAAACATTAGCAATTGCTTCGATTCAAAAAAGGCCATTGTTTACCCTGCAAACCCAACCCTTTCCGATCTTAAAGCGGTTGCATGGGCCTACTCCAGGTTAAAAAAGACACAAACCAGAGACATTATGGTTTATGACGAAGCCCATATGCCCGATACTTTACGGAACTATATTAAAGTTGGTTTGGTTGGCAAGTTGAATGCCGATGCACGCCAACTGATAAAAGTAACCCCACAAAATGACCAGGGTTTATTTTACCTGCATAAATCAATGAGTTTGGTTACTGATACCAATACCCGCCTGGTTGATGTTAAAGGTGTACTTACAGCGGTAAAAACCGCAACACAGGAAATGCAGCCAAAAGAGATTTTATTTGTAACCGGCGGCGACGATGCTGGCTACGAAAAAGCCATTACCGCCCTGGGTAACATGAATATTTTAAATTCGACCTTTGGCGATTACCTGCTGATAGAAAAAGCACAAAACACCTTTTCAAAAACTATCGACGAAAACCGTTCAAAACTTTCATTAAAACAAATTGGCGGTGTAGCCGACTTTTTATCGGGTATAGGATCGTTAAAAAGTGCATACTCATTTAAAAACAGCGATTTTAGTTTTACTCCAAAAGAGGTGGAGATTCGTTTTGTGGCCAATTACAGCGCTTTAAGCGCAGGCGACCGTGGTTTCTTTAATATATACCTTAACGGCCTGCTTATTAACAGCGAAAAGCTTGATGGTACCGGTAAATTAAATACAGCCATTACCATTAACCGTTATCAGCACCACAAGTACAACACGCTGGAAGCCGAATTCAGGTTTTACCCAACCAGTGGACATTGCAAGGATAGCTTCACCAACTTTTTTGCCGAAGTTGATGTAGACAAATCATACCTGGAATCAAAAAATCCTTTTATAACCACCGATCTTAGCTTTTACCAATACCCCGAGGCATTTAATACCGGCACAACACGCATCATCGTATCTAAAGAATATGCAAAATACGCAGCCGGCGCTATGGGCGAAATTATTTATGAACTAAACAACAACATTAACGCCAACAACTTCCCAGAGTTTGCTTACTCAGCCGATTTTCCGTCAAACGACCTGAAAAAATATAATATCATTGCGTTGTTATCCAAAAATGACAAGTTAATGAAAGAATTTCCTGATGCCCCCATCCGCTTCGACAAGGATTTCAGGCTATATAAAACCGACGATAACACTGTAGTATACTCCTTAAATGATACCGTATCAAATGGGCTTGCGCAAATATTTTATGGCCGCAGCAATAACGCCACGCTGGTACTCACCGCAACCGGAACACACATAGCCGAAGCTTTTCTGGCCGCGTCAAAATCAATCACCGAGCAGCTTTCAACCCTGTCAAGCAACGTATGTATATCTGATGTAAACTCCAACAAATACCTGTTTAATATCAATAAATCGAGCGAAAACCTGGAGTATATTGATACTAAAAGTGGTTTAACCCGTTTCTGGGATAGTTATAACCTTTACATTTTGCTGGGGATACTTATATTGATATTGCTATCGTTCCTGTACGTTCGTTCAAGAGTTCAAAGGTCACAGGATTTGTTTAACGATTAA
- a CDS encoding sensor histidine kinase, with protein sequence MFVQITKEELIKETSKKAWFQTNNIVWMIIFLYPLFSIVDFIYAPDIWIQFFIVRIITCLIIYALYTYIQYKKYDYRILLHVSMLLLSVTSALLCNIVGVSNLNIYYSLFATLVLFFNLQVFWEPIHSIIQFLLAILLLAVFFNMQHEYNLDIVINGGGQLFFIISAISCIVPNTRFKIMKRDARSAILIEKSNEQLKEQNTSINEKNNLIDLQYAELRKLDEQKNSFINIAGHDLKNLIGSITMSNNMIKEEDYRLSNDQKEYVGYIAESADKMQYMLNKLMDVKEIESPEIKFNTEIFDINVEVMHVFRGLYDTAQMKNIHLVDNILKLPLNVKLDKVFAGQVFQNLLSNAIKFSQTNNTIKVVTSLQRQRFVFEIIDEGIAIGQSELDMMFNKLKTLNDTSGITESRLGLGLSIAKLMAQEMGGDLSYRSDENGNYFRVEFYVIS encoded by the coding sequence ATGTTTGTTCAAATTACAAAAGAAGAATTAATAAAAGAGACCTCAAAAAAAGCATGGTTCCAAACCAACAATATTGTTTGGATGATCATATTTCTTTACCCGCTTTTTAGCATAGTCGATTTTATTTACGCGCCCGACATCTGGATACAGTTTTTTATTGTGAGGATAATTACCTGCCTTATAATTTATGCTTTATATACTTACATTCAATACAAAAAATACGACTATCGCATATTGTTACATGTTAGTATGTTACTGTTATCGGTAACATCGGCACTGCTTTGTAATATAGTAGGAGTGTCCAATTTAAATATATATTATTCGCTTTTTGCTACACTTGTACTGTTTTTTAACCTACAGGTTTTTTGGGAGCCTATACATTCAATCATCCAGTTTTTGCTGGCCATTTTGTTGCTTGCTGTGTTTTTTAACATGCAGCACGAGTACAACCTGGATATTGTGATAAACGGTGGCGGGCAGCTTTTTTTCATTATATCGGCCATTTCGTGTATTGTGCCTAATACCCGCTTTAAGATAATGAAGCGCGATGCGCGTTCGGCAATACTTATCGAGAAGTCAAACGAGCAGCTGAAGGAGCAAAATACATCTATCAACGAGAAAAACAACCTTATTGATTTACAGTATGCAGAACTGCGCAAACTGGATGAGCAAAAAAACAGCTTCATTAATATAGCAGGGCATGATTTAAAAAACCTGATCGGTTCTATCACCATGAGCAACAACATGATCAAAGAAGAGGATTACCGCTTGAGCAATGATCAGAAAGAATATGTGGGCTACATAGCCGAATCGGCCGATAAAATGCAATATATGCTTAATAAGCTGATGGATGTTAAAGAGATCGAATCGCCGGAGATTAAGTTCAACACCGAGATTTTTGATATTAATGTTGAGGTAATGCATGTTTTCAGGGGCCTGTATGATACCGCTCAAATGAAAAATATCCACCTGGTTGATAACATATTAAAACTGCCTTTAAACGTAAAACTTGATAAAGTATTTGCCGGGCAGGTATTCCAAAACCTTTTATCAAATGCCATTAAGTTTTCGCAAACCAATAATACCATCAAAGTCGTAACCAGCCTGCAGCGCCAACGCTTTGTTTTTGAAATTATTGACGAAGGTATTGCCATAGGGCAAAGCGAATTGGATATGATGTTTAATAAATTAAAAACATTAAACGATACATCGGGCATAACCGAAAGCCGTTTGGGGCTTGGCCTGTCAATAGCCAAATTAATGGCCCAGGAAATGGGCGGCGATTTATCATACCGCAGCGATGAAAATGGCAATTATTTCCGGGTAGAATTTTACGTTATAAGTTAA
- a CDS encoding glycoside hydrolase family 5 protein, with product MNARALVFKRAATLNNGISFSWLEQTWNKNSLRQGAINDTDFKLIKRLGFRSIRLPVAFTYFESAGVPAAEILEYIDNVVKQCHRYGFKLVLDYHYGNLNDINGNAETVKIITLWTKLAKRYKHIDAGELFFELYNEPPHMNPDVWKDVAYNVVTALRKVDKTRTFIIGASNYNSIYELSRFARLADDNIIYTFHFYEPFFFTHQGASWVGNQVATTGVSFPYSAENFPALDPRAKGTPGESNHEMYKRDGNEQSVNDKLQIVKAWGDKYGVPIICGEYGVYNKYADLDSRCRYIKAVRAALKKLGIPGMLWDYNDSFSIFTGKPSMDNLPACMKDAIAY from the coding sequence ATGAACGCGCGTGCACTGGTCTTTAAACGGGCCGCAACCCTCAACAACGGCATTAGCTTTTCATGGCTCGAGCAAACCTGGAATAAAAATTCATTGAGGCAGGGCGCTATAAACGATACCGATTTTAAACTAATAAAAAGGTTGGGGTTTAGGAGTATCAGGCTCCCGGTAGCTTTTACATATTTTGAATCTGCAGGCGTGCCGGCTGCCGAAATATTGGAATACATTGATAACGTAGTTAAGCAATGCCATAGGTACGGATTTAAATTGGTATTGGATTACCATTATGGCAATTTAAATGATATAAACGGCAATGCCGAAACCGTTAAAATTATCACTTTGTGGACAAAACTGGCCAAAAGGTATAAACATATCGATGCCGGCGAGCTGTTTTTTGAGTTATACAACGAGCCGCCCCACATGAACCCCGATGTGTGGAAAGACGTAGCATATAACGTCGTAACCGCACTGCGAAAAGTTGATAAAACGCGTACATTTATCATAGGTGCCAGTAACTACAACAGTATATATGAGTTAAGCCGCTTTGCGCGGCTTGCCGATGATAACATTATATACACATTTCACTTTTACGAACCTTTCTTTTTTACCCACCAGGGGGCCAGTTGGGTAGGTAACCAGGTTGCCACAACCGGGGTATCATTTCCTTATAGTGCGGAAAATTTTCCAGCCCTTGATCCCAGGGCAAAAGGAACGCCGGGCGAAAGCAACCACGAAATGTATAAACGTGATGGTAACGAACAGTCGGTAAATGATAAGCTGCAAATTGTGAAGGCCTGGGGCGATAAATATGGCGTACCAATAATTTGCGGCGAGTATGGCGTATATAATAAATACGCAGATTTAGACAGCCGCTGCAGGTATATTAAAGCGGTAAGGGCGGCACTAAAAAAGCTGGGTATCCCAGGGATGCTTTGGGACTATAATGATTCGTTCTCGATATTCACGGGCAAGCCCTCGATGGATAATTTGCCTGCGTGTATGAAAGACGCAATAGCTTATTAA
- a CDS encoding acyl-ACP desaturase, with amino-acid sequence MEFFVEKRREVMSHIEKFMLEKMYDFLKPVDTIWQPSDFLPDSSRDTFFNEIKELQESAQGLSYDLIAVLIGDTITEEALPTYESWLTMVDGVSKNEEGGWMKWTRHWTAEENRHGDLLNKYLYLSGRVNMRMMEVSTQYLIADGFDIGTGTDPYRNFIYTSFQELATNVSHRRVASQAKKDGDTLLSKMCGVIAGDEARHAKAYKYFIEKIFEVDPNEAMIAFEDMMRKKIVMPAHFLREVGLKIGQTFGHFTDAAQRLGIYTAIDYVDILKELIEDWHIESVTDLNESGEKARDYIMNLPGRLLRVADRMKNPMLEYKFSWING; translated from the coding sequence ATGGAATTTTTTGTAGAAAAACGCAGGGAAGTAATGAGCCACATTGAAAAATTCATGCTCGAAAAGATGTATGATTTTTTAAAACCTGTTGATACGATATGGCAGCCCTCAGATTTTTTACCCGATTCTTCAAGAGATACCTTCTTTAACGAAATTAAAGAACTGCAGGAAAGCGCACAGGGATTAAGCTATGACCTTATTGCGGTATTGATAGGTGATACCATTACAGAAGAAGCGTTGCCAACCTACGAATCATGGTTAACCATGGTTGATGGTGTTTCAAAAAACGAAGAAGGTGGCTGGATGAAATGGACACGCCACTGGACTGCCGAAGAAAACCGCCACGGCGATTTGCTTAACAAATATCTTTATTTATCGGGCCGTGTTAATATGCGCATGATGGAGGTATCTACCCAATACCTTATTGCCGATGGTTTTGATATAGGCACCGGTACCGACCCGTACCGCAACTTTATATATACCTCTTTCCAGGAGCTGGCAACCAATGTATCGCACAGGCGTGTAGCATCGCAGGCCAAAAAAGATGGCGATACTTTATTGTCAAAAATGTGTGGTGTAATTGCAGGCGATGAGGCCCGCCACGCCAAGGCTTACAAATACTTTATCGAAAAAATATTTGAGGTTGACCCTAACGAAGCCATGATAGCCTTTGAGGATATGATGCGCAAAAAAATTGTAATGCCGGCCCACTTCCTGCGCGAAGTAGGTTTAAAAATAGGCCAAACTTTTGGCCACTTTACCGATGCCGCCCAGCGTTTAGGTATTTACACCGCAATTGATTATGTTGACATATTAAAAGAGTTGATTGAAGACTGGCACATCGAAAGCGTTACCGACCTTAACGAAAGCGGCGAAAAAGCACGCGATTATATCATGAACCTGCCCGGCCGCTTACTACGCGTTGCCGATAGGATGAAAAACCCGATGCTGGAGTACAAGTTTAGCTGGATAAACGGATAA
- a CDS encoding mechanosensitive ion channel family protein, whose product MRNIWYLLICFLLTSVNLNAQAPVKAKGPATAPLRGEPVIIKRDTLFKFYAGQGLFNVQERAAIVTKRIEALVARMDFNPDSLTLKNDSTLSVIYYNSQIVMAVNNQDATFTELNRPQLAASYLLILKQKLGNYFTNNGTQQVIVNILEAIAVIILLIALIWALFKASRWLKLKLLTAWETRMDKLASQGAPVVYAHRLLPVITGLLRIARIIVIIMLVYLALPVLFYIFPSSKPISVQLLGYVITPFKSILLAIVHYIPNLLTIAVIYLVTRYIVKLVKFIANEIALGNFTIKGFYAEWAMPTYNIIRVLLFAFMFVVIFPYLPGSDSKIFQGVTVFLGILFSLGSSSAISNMVAGIVLTYMRPYKIGDRIKVGEVMGDVVEKNLLVTRLRTIKNEDITIPNATILSGHTTNYTTVANTMGLILNTTVTIGYDVSWQTVHHLLISAAEATEGIMADKKPFVLQTELNDFNVSYQLNAYTALSNQMPAIYSRLHQNIQDKFNEAGVEIMSPHYTSLRDGNHIQIPDGYVADGYVKPGFKVE is encoded by the coding sequence ATGCGTAATATTTGGTACCTGTTGATCTGTTTTTTATTAACATCTGTCAACCTGAACGCGCAAGCGCCTGTTAAAGCCAAAGGCCCGGCCACTGCGCCTTTGCGGGGCGAGCCTGTTATCATTAAGCGCGATACGCTGTTTAAATTTTATGCCGGCCAGGGCTTGTTTAACGTGCAGGAACGTGCCGCCATAGTTACCAAACGGATAGAGGCCCTTGTAGCACGGATGGATTTTAATCCCGATTCGCTCACTTTAAAAAACGACAGCACATTATCGGTTATTTATTATAACTCGCAAATTGTGATGGCCGTAAATAACCAGGACGCTACTTTTACCGAGCTTAACCGCCCGCAACTTGCCGCCAGCTATTTACTCATCCTTAAACAAAAACTGGGCAACTACTTTACCAATAATGGCACCCAACAGGTTATAGTTAATATTTTAGAAGCTATAGCCGTTATTATACTGTTAATAGCGCTTATTTGGGCACTATTTAAAGCCTCGCGATGGTTAAAGCTGAAACTATTAACGGCTTGGGAAACCCGGATGGATAAACTGGCATCGCAGGGCGCGCCCGTGGTTTACGCACACCGGCTGCTGCCCGTTATTACCGGCCTGCTGCGCATAGCACGCATCATTGTTATTATTATGCTGGTGTATCTTGCACTCCCGGTTTTGTTTTATATTTTCCCTTCGTCGAAACCAATATCGGTACAGTTGCTTGGCTATGTGATTACGCCGTTTAAAAGCATATTGCTTGCTATTGTGCATTATATCCCCAACCTGCTTACTATTGCGGTTATTTACCTGGTAACACGTTACATTGTTAAGCTGGTAAAATTTATAGCCAACGAAATAGCCCTGGGCAATTTTACTATCAAAGGTTTTTATGCCGAGTGGGCCATGCCAACCTATAACATCATCAGGGTGTTGCTTTTCGCATTTATGTTTGTGGTGATATTCCCTTATTTGCCAGGGTCTGATTCCAAAATTTTCCAGGGTGTTACTGTGTTCCTGGGAATATTGTTCTCGTTGGGGTCATCGTCGGCTATATCCAACATGGTAGCAGGAATTGTACTTACCTATATGCGCCCCTATAAAATTGGCGACCGCATAAAAGTAGGCGAAGTTATGGGCGATGTGGTAGAAAAAAACTTATTGGTAACGCGCCTGCGCACCATCAAAAATGAAGATATCACCATACCCAACGCCACTATATTAAGCGGCCACACCACCAACTATACAACCGTGGCTAATACAATGGGCCTGATATTGAACACCACAGTTACCATTGGTTACGATGTGTCCTGGCAAACGGTACATCATCTTTTAATCAGCGCAGCCGAAGCCACCGAAGGCATTATGGCCGATAAAAAACCTTTTGTACTGCAAACCGAATTAAACGATTTTAACGTGAGCTACCAGTTGAATGCATACACAGCCTTATCAAACCAAATGCCCGCCATCTATTCGCGATTACACCAAAACATACAGGACAAGTTTAACGAGGCGGGGGTCGAGATCATGTCGCCGCATTATACATCGTTACGGGATGGCAACCATATCCAGATTCCGGATGGCTATGTGGCCGACGGGTATGTTAAACCAGGGTTTAAGGTGGAGTAG
- a CDS encoding aldo/keto reductase produces the protein MNYKLLGRSGLKVSELCLGTMGFGTEGGWGADAATSFAIMDAYANAGGNFLDTANVYKLGTSENIIGDYMSNHDRDYFVLATKYTLKDNVTNPNASGNSRKNMMRSVEESLKRLKTDFIDVLYLHIWDNITPIDEVLRAMDDLIKQGKITYAAISDTPAWVVAKGNTLAELMGWSQFIALQVEYSLLARTAERELIPMAKHFGMTVTPWAPLAGGALTGKYLKGDKGRIKPESNRLNARAEKITKVVMEVAAELGVSESHVALNWTRQQYFSCIPIVGATKVDQLFDNLKTVDVVLNADQMKRLSDASAIELGFPGDFFNEEAVKNNSFGGFYDKVEKR, from the coding sequence ATGAACTACAAATTACTCGGCCGGTCGGGCCTTAAAGTTTCTGAACTGTGCCTGGGCACTATGGGTTTCGGTACCGAAGGCGGCTGGGGTGCCGATGCGGCAACCAGTTTTGCCATTATGGATGCCTACGCCAACGCAGGAGGCAATTTTTTGGATACCGCCAATGTTTACAAGCTGGGCACCAGCGAAAATATCATAGGCGATTATATGAGCAATCACGACCGGGATTATTTTGTGCTGGCAACAAAGTATACCCTAAAAGATAACGTAACCAATCCGAACGCATCGGGCAACAGCCGTAAAAACATGATGCGTAGTGTAGAGGAAAGCCTGAAGCGCCTTAAAACTGATTTTATTGATGTTTTATACCTGCATATATGGGATAATATTACCCCCATTGACGAGGTGCTGCGCGCCATGGACGACCTGATAAAACAAGGTAAAATTACCTATGCCGCTATAAGCGATACGCCCGCATGGGTGGTAGCCAAAGGCAATACCCTGGCCGAACTGATGGGCTGGAGTCAGTTTATAGCTTTACAGGTTGAGTACAGCCTGCTTGCCCGCACAGCGGAGCGCGAGCTGATACCGATGGCCAAACATTTTGGGATGACGGTTACCCCCTGGGCCCCGCTTGCCGGAGGTGCGCTTACCGGTAAATATTTAAAAGGTGATAAAGGCCGCATAAAACCCGAAAGTAACCGGCTGAATGCCCGCGCCGAAAAGATTACAAAAGTAGTGATGGAAGTTGCCGCCGAACTGGGCGTATCCGAAAGCCACGTTGCCCTGAACTGGACCCGCCAGCAATATTTTTCGTGTATCCCAATTGTGGGCGCCACCAAGGTAGATCAGTTGTTTGATAATTTAAAAACCGTTGATGTAGTTTTAAACGCAGATCAGATGAAACGCCTGAGTGATGCCAGCGCCATTGAATTAGGTTTCCCCGGCGATTTTTTTAACGAAGAAGCAGTTAAAAATAACAGCTTTGGCGGGTTTTATGACAAGGTGGAGAAAAGGTAG